One genomic region from Geothermobacter ehrlichii encodes:
- the cysE gene encoding serine O-acetyltransferase, whose product MFQTLREDFKVVFERDPAVRSVLEIILCYPGFHAILFYRLAHWLWTRKFYLLGRFVSHLGRFFTGIEIHPGARIGKGFFIDHGMGVVIGETAEIGDNCTLYHGVTLGGTSWAKEKRHPTLGDNVIVGSGAKVLGPFRVGDNSKIGSNSVVVKEVPDNSTVVGIPGKVVISEGRKAEQKVDLEHGKLPDPEAKAISCLFDQIRTLEKQVKELTAEQERLRAELAAQDQAKSA is encoded by the coding sequence GTGTTTCAGACATTGCGCGAAGACTTCAAGGTTGTTTTCGAGAGGGATCCCGCCGTACGCAGCGTGCTGGAGATTATCCTCTGCTATCCGGGTTTCCATGCCATCCTCTTCTACCGGCTGGCGCACTGGCTCTGGACCCGCAAATTCTACCTGCTCGGCCGCTTCGTTTCGCATCTCGGGCGGTTCTTCACCGGCATCGAAATCCATCCCGGGGCCAGAATCGGCAAGGGGTTCTTCATCGATCACGGCATGGGCGTGGTCATTGGCGAGACGGCCGAGATAGGCGACAACTGCACCCTCTACCACGGCGTCACTCTCGGCGGTACCTCCTGGGCCAAGGAGAAGCGGCATCCGACGCTCGGCGACAATGTTATCGTCGGTTCCGGCGCCAAGGTTCTTGGCCCGTTTCGTGTCGGCGACAACAGCAAGATCGGCTCGAACTCGGTGGTGGTCAAGGAGGTTCCAGACAATTCGACGGTGGTCGGCATTCCCGGCAAGGTGGTGATTTCCGAGGGCAGAAAGGCCGAGCAGAAGGTCGATCTCGAGCACGGCAAGCTGCCCGACCCCGAGGCCAAGGCCATCTCCTGCCTCTTCGACCAGATCCGGACCCTCGAGAAGCAGGTGAAGGAGTTGACCGCCGAACAGGAGCGCCTCCGGGCCGAGCTGGCGGCACAGGACCAGGCCAAGAGTGCCTGA
- a CDS encoding Rrf2 family transcriptional regulator produces the protein MRLSTKAQYAVRAMVSLSLHADEGPVSIKDISAREAISLPYLEQLFVKLRRGEIVTSVRGPGGGYRLARPASDIRIDEIIDSVEETLVPVSCMDEKGRCVCDDQCVTHNVWQGLGERIRSFLASITLEDLTREARQKLEQ, from the coding sequence ATGCGTCTGTCGACAAAGGCCCAGTATGCGGTGCGGGCCATGGTCAGTCTCAGCCTCCACGCCGACGAAGGGCCGGTTTCCATCAAGGACATTTCGGCCCGGGAAGCGATTTCGCTTCCCTACCTGGAGCAGCTTTTCGTCAAGCTGCGGCGGGGAGAGATCGTCACCAGCGTGCGGGGTCCCGGCGGCGGTTACCGGCTGGCCCGTCCGGCTTCGGACATTCGCATCGACGAGATCATCGACAGCGTCGAGGAGACGCTGGTTCCCGTCTCATGCATGGATGAGAAGGGCCGCTGTGTCTGCGACGACCAGTGCGTCACCCACAATGTCTGGCAGGGGCTGGGAGAGCGGATCCGTTCCTTTCTCGCCTCGATCACCCTCGAGGATCTGACCCGCGAGGCCAGGCAGAAGTTAGAACAATAA
- a CDS encoding hybrid sensor histidine kinase/response regulator — MAARVLIVDDDRLMRQVLGDLLRENGFVVIEAVDGREACERCLRASPDAVILDLVMPVMDGAETCRTLRKQPQFRHLPILMLTSRVDSPGTVNPFTLGADDYLAKPFDAEDLLARLQACIIKKNAQEALETRARDYRALLDISESIADSVETGQILRRIVRKIAGHIADIERCSIAVIQEDGAAGYILASSDDDSLRELRIDLGNYPEIRQVIESGEPLLVTDIESDPLFDRVRHLLIDRDFNAVLVLPVHHQQRVIGVMVLRARRERPALSPSEIEFCQLIADVAAGPLTNARFFSHLRRESAALRQAKSVLEDELRIKAIYEELFDNASDGLVAVNAAGQIEFVNRRALEMVGLTRDELQGALVENLLDRPALRRAIVCWRSGRGEEEGGRVRFDLVMQTRNRGRRCFSVSANREPVLNDLTIVAFRDVTEKRRMEAELRQTHAHLAESNRRLRELDRFRAEFLNTATHELRVPVTIVHGYCALLRDSLGNALNGSQREFLDAAFESSERLVDLVNNMLDLSRFEAGKMRIDMGPNDIVDTVFEVCHDLGSIAEKEGLTLRIDPPPERKALFDRQTIQRVLVNLLSNAIKFTPAGGEVRIRFDRNEHELLVSVEDTGKGIPAEQLPQLFDEFTQVGRDDARRGSGLGLSICRKIVESHGGRIWAESRPGCGSRFTFTLPLA, encoded by the coding sequence GTGGCTGCCAGAGTGCTCATCGTTGACGATGACAGGCTCATGCGCCAGGTCCTCGGTGATCTGCTTCGGGAAAACGGTTTTGTGGTCATCGAGGCTGTCGACGGCAGGGAGGCCTGTGAAAGATGCCTTCGGGCCTCCCCCGACGCTGTCATTCTCGATCTGGTGATGCCGGTGATGGACGGCGCCGAGACCTGCAGGACTCTTCGAAAACAGCCTCAATTCAGGCATCTTCCCATTCTGATGCTCACCTCGCGGGTCGATTCGCCCGGTACGGTCAATCCCTTTACCCTCGGCGCAGACGACTATCTGGCCAAGCCGTTCGATGCCGAGGATCTGCTGGCCCGGCTGCAGGCGTGCATCATCAAGAAGAACGCCCAGGAAGCGCTGGAAACCCGGGCCAGGGATTACCGGGCGCTGCTCGACATCTCCGAATCGATCGCCGACAGCGTCGAAACCGGCCAGATCCTGCGCCGTATCGTTCGCAAAATCGCCGGTCATATCGCGGACATCGAACGCTGCAGCATCGCCGTCATTCAGGAAGACGGTGCCGCCGGCTACATTCTCGCCTCGAGCGACGATGATTCGCTCAGGGAATTGCGCATCGACCTCGGCAACTATCCCGAAATCAGGCAGGTCATCGAAAGCGGTGAGCCGCTGCTGGTGACCGACATCGAAAGCGATCCCCTGTTCGACCGGGTCCGTCACCTGCTGATCGATCGTGATTTCAACGCCGTTCTGGTGTTGCCGGTTCACCACCAGCAGAGGGTGATCGGGGTGATGGTCCTGCGCGCCCGCCGGGAGCGGCCGGCTCTCAGTCCGAGCGAAATCGAATTCTGCCAGCTGATCGCCGACGTGGCGGCCGGTCCGCTGACCAATGCCCGGTTCTTCAGTCATCTGCGCCGTGAATCGGCGGCCCTGCGCCAGGCCAAGTCGGTGCTGGAAGACGAGTTGCGCATCAAGGCCATCTACGAGGAGCTGTTCGACAATGCCTCTGACGGCCTGGTGGCCGTCAACGCGGCCGGGCAGATCGAGTTTGTCAACCGGCGGGCCCTGGAGATGGTTGGACTGACGCGTGACGAACTGCAGGGGGCGCTGGTGGAGAACCTGCTCGACCGGCCGGCTCTGCGCCGGGCCATCGTCTGCTGGCGTTCCGGCCGCGGGGAGGAGGAGGGCGGACGCGTCCGTTTCGATCTCGTCATGCAGACCCGCAACCGGGGACGGCGCTGCTTTTCCGTCAGCGCCAACCGCGAGCCGGTACTGAACGATCTGACCATCGTCGCCTTTCGTGACGTCACCGAAAAGCGCCGCATGGAGGCCGAGCTGCGTCAGACCCATGCCCACCTCGCCGAGTCGAATCGCCGGCTGCGCGAGCTCGACCGGTTCCGGGCCGAATTTCTCAACACCGCCACCCACGAACTGCGGGTACCGGTGACCATCGTCCACGGTTACTGTGCCCTGCTGCGTGACAGCCTGGGGAACGCCCTGAACGGCAGCCAGCGGGAGTTTCTCGACGCCGCCTTCGAAAGCAGCGAACGGTTGGTCGACCTGGTCAACAACATGCTCGACCTTTCCCGTTTCGAGGCGGGAAAGATGCGCATCGACATGGGACCGAACGACATTGTCGACACCGTTTTCGAGGTTTGCCACGATCTCGGTTCCATCGCCGAAAAAGAGGGCCTGACGCTCAGAATCGACCCGCCGCCGGAGCGCAAGGCCCTGTTCGACCGGCAGACCATCCAGAGGGTGCTGGTCAATCTGCTCAGCAACGCCATCAAGTTCACCCCGGCCGGGGGCGAGGTGCGGATCCGTTTCGACCGGAACGAGCATGAGCTGCTGGTTTCGGTCGAGGATACCGGCAAGGGGATACCGGCCGAGCAGTTGCCGCAGCTCTTCGACGAATTCACCCAGGTCGGCCGCGACGATGCCCGGCGCGGCAGTGGCCTCGGCCTGTCCATCTGTCGCAAGATCGTCGAATCGCACGGTGGCCGCATCTGGGCCGAAAGCCGGCCCGGATGCGGCAGCCGCTTCACCTTCACCCTGCCGCTGGCCTGA
- the mtaB gene encoding tRNA (N(6)-L-threonylcarbamoyladenosine(37)-C(2))-methylthiotransferase MtaB, with product MSRTVAIATLGCKTNQFESAAIEEQLKDAGYCIVPFEEGADLVVVNTCTVTARTDAQSRNLIRRARRLNLQCRVIVTGCYAQVDPEAIRRIPGVAMVIGNDEKRDLLRYLAEEQQRQLVAVEEPGRGRGAAPFSLSTFADRSRAFVQIQNGCDAFCSYCIIPYARGSSRSVPFDEVLARVDGLARQGYREVVLTGIHMGAYGLDLEPVRSLTELVVAIEEGIALPRLRLGSIEPTEISERLIERMAVSDHICPHLHIPLQSGADSVLRRMNRHYDAAFFHDLIVRIHRQVPEAAIGVDVIAGFPGESDEEFEQTRRLLDELPLAHLHVFPYSRRPGTPAADMPGQVAGDEIRRRCAVLRSLGERKARQYAERFVGRTLELVVEGGVADGWRRGLSRNYLNVRFRHDEDLQGQCVRVRVEGWEPAGLYGSLL from the coding sequence ATGAGCCGGACCGTCGCCATCGCCACTTTAGGCTGCAAGACCAACCAGTTCGAGTCGGCGGCGATCGAGGAGCAGCTCAAAGACGCCGGCTACTGCATCGTCCCCTTCGAGGAGGGCGCCGATCTGGTGGTGGTCAACACCTGCACCGTCACCGCCCGCACCGACGCCCAGAGCCGCAACCTGATCCGCCGCGCCCGACGACTCAACCTGCAGTGCCGGGTCATCGTCACCGGCTGCTACGCCCAGGTTGACCCGGAGGCGATCCGCAGGATTCCCGGCGTGGCGATGGTGATCGGCAATGACGAAAAACGGGATCTGCTGCGCTACCTGGCCGAAGAGCAGCAGCGGCAGCTGGTCGCCGTCGAAGAGCCGGGGCGGGGCAGGGGCGCCGCACCGTTTTCGCTGTCGACCTTCGCCGATCGCAGCCGCGCCTTCGTGCAGATCCAGAACGGCTGCGACGCCTTCTGCTCCTACTGCATCATCCCCTACGCCCGTGGCAGCAGCCGCTCGGTCCCCTTCGACGAGGTTCTTGCCCGAGTCGACGGACTTGCCCGCCAGGGCTATCGCGAGGTGGTGCTGACCGGCATCCACATGGGCGCCTACGGCCTGGATCTGGAACCGGTGCGCAGCCTGACCGAGCTGGTCGTGGCCATCGAGGAAGGGATCGCGCTTCCCCGCCTGCGTCTCGGCTCCATCGAGCCGACCGAAATTTCTGAACGGCTGATCGAACGCATGGCCGTCTCCGACCACATCTGTCCGCATCTGCACATTCCGCTGCAGTCGGGAGCGGACAGCGTGCTGCGGCGGATGAACCGCCATTACGACGCCGCCTTCTTTCACGATCTGATCGTCCGCATTCACCGCCAGGTGCCCGAAGCCGCCATCGGCGTTGACGTGATCGCGGGCTTTCCCGGCGAAAGCGACGAGGAATTCGAGCAGACCCGCCGCCTGCTCGATGAGCTGCCTTTGGCGCACCTGCATGTCTTTCCCTACAGCCGGCGTCCCGGCACCCCGGCCGCCGACATGCCCGGCCAGGTCGCCGGCGACGAGATCCGGCGGCGTTGCGCCGTCCTGCGCAGCCTGGGCGAAAGGAAGGCCCGGCAGTATGCCGAGCGATTCGTCGGCCGGACGCTCGAACTGGTCGTCGAGGGTGGAGTGGCGGACGGCTGGCGGCGCGGCTTGTCGCGCAACTACCTCAATGTCCGTTTCCGGCACGACGAAGACCTGCAGGGGCAGTGCGTCCGGGTCCGGGTCGAGGGCTGGGAACCGGCGGGGCTTTACGGTTCTCTGCTCTGA
- the mnmA gene encoding tRNA 2-thiouridine(34) synthase MnmA translates to MLTKERKRVVVAMSGGVDSSVTAALLKERGHEVIGMTMQIWDYSRFEAPDGETFGTCCSLDDVYDARRVAEQLDIPFYVINFEDAFQQAVIDPFCDAYFNGRTPNPCVLCNQILKFERLLRKARELQADYLVTGHYARIEFADGRYRLRKGLDDSKDQSYFLFTLTQEQMAMVRFPLGDMTKQEVREHAERLGLRVAEKPESQDICFVPDGDYVRFLEEERGAGRKDGDIVHVSGKVLGRHRGTYRYTIGQRRGLGLSWSEPLYVVAIDAEKNRVVVGEKRHLAAGELHMEQVNWLIAPPVGAFRAACRIRYRHREVPASVKAVDGGRVRVVFDQPQTGVTPGQAAVIYDGDEVIAGGWIA, encoded by the coding sequence CTGCTGACAAAGGAAAGAAAGCGTGTCGTCGTCGCCATGAGCGGCGGCGTCGACTCCTCGGTCACCGCCGCCCTGCTCAAGGAGCGAGGACACGAGGTGATCGGCATGACCATGCAGATCTGGGACTATTCCCGCTTCGAGGCGCCGGATGGCGAGACCTTCGGCACCTGCTGCTCGCTGGACGACGTCTATGACGCCCGCCGGGTCGCCGAACAGCTCGACATCCCCTTCTACGTGATCAATTTCGAGGACGCTTTCCAGCAGGCGGTCATCGATCCTTTCTGCGACGCCTATTTCAACGGACGCACGCCCAATCCCTGTGTGCTGTGCAACCAGATTCTCAAGTTCGAACGGCTGCTGCGCAAGGCCCGCGAGCTGCAGGCCGACTATCTGGTGACCGGCCATTACGCCCGCATCGAGTTCGCCGACGGCCGCTACCGCCTGCGCAAGGGGCTGGATGACAGCAAGGACCAGTCGTACTTTCTCTTCACCCTGACCCAGGAGCAGATGGCGATGGTCCGGTTTCCGCTGGGAGACATGACCAAACAGGAGGTCAGGGAGCACGCCGAACGTCTGGGCCTGCGGGTGGCGGAAAAGCCCGAAAGCCAGGATATCTGTTTCGTTCCCGACGGTGACTATGTGCGTTTTCTCGAGGAGGAACGCGGCGCCGGCCGCAAGGACGGCGACATCGTTCACGTCAGCGGCAAGGTGCTGGGACGTCACCGGGGAACCTACCGTTACACCATCGGCCAGCGGCGGGGGCTTGGCCTGAGCTGGAGCGAGCCGCTGTACGTTGTCGCCATCGACGCCGAAAAGAACCGGGTCGTCGTCGGCGAAAAACGCCACCTTGCAGCCGGGGAGCTGCACATGGAGCAGGTCAACTGGCTGATCGCCCCGCCTGTCGGGGCCTTTCGCGCCGCCTGCCGCATCCGGTACCGGCACCGGGAGGTGCCGGCAAGCGTCAAAGCGGTCGATGGCGGCCGCGTCCGCGTGGTTTTCGACCAGCCGCAGACGGGTGTCACTCCCGGCCAGGCGGCGGTCATCTACGACGGCGACGAGGTGATCGCCGGAGGCTGGATCGCATGA
- the nifS gene encoding cysteine desulfurase NifS: MKQIYLDNNATTPVHPEVLEAMLPFYRDQFGNPSSVHWAGRAVSGAVEKAREQVAALINCSPAEVVFTSCGSEGDNMALKGTVDALRDKGNHIITTKVEHPAVLETCKYLERTGCEVTYLSVDQDGMLDLAELEAAITERTILISVMWGNNETGNIFPIEEIGQIARKYKIRFHTDAVQAVGKVPVDVKKAGVDMLVLSGHKIGAPKGVGAIYIKRGTRMTPLLHGGHQERNRRAGTHNVAGIVALGKACEIAGRDLEKNAAHMRRLRDKLEAGIKAAIPQIKLNGHPDPDKRLPNTLNVSFAYIEGESLLLNLDMYGIAASSGSACTSGSLEPSHVLGAMCVEVTLAHSSTRFSLGPQNTEEEIDFVLDVLPKTVQRLREMSPLYNCRNEEQCETCETIRRL; the protein is encoded by the coding sequence GTGAAACAGATCTATCTCGACAACAACGCCACCACTCCGGTCCATCCCGAAGTTCTGGAGGCGATGCTTCCCTTCTACCGCGACCAGTTCGGCAACCCCTCCAGCGTTCACTGGGCGGGGAGGGCCGTGTCCGGAGCGGTCGAAAAGGCGCGGGAGCAGGTGGCCGCCCTGATCAACTGCTCGCCGGCGGAGGTCGTCTTTACCTCCTGCGGCAGCGAAGGCGACAACATGGCCCTGAAGGGGACGGTCGACGCTCTGCGCGACAAGGGGAATCACATCATCACCACCAAGGTGGAACATCCCGCCGTGCTCGAAACCTGCAAGTATCTCGAGCGCACCGGCTGCGAAGTGACCTATCTCTCCGTCGACCAGGACGGCATGCTCGATCTGGCCGAGCTGGAAGCCGCCATCACCGAAAGGACCATTCTGATTTCGGTGATGTGGGGCAACAACGAAACCGGCAATATCTTTCCCATCGAGGAGATCGGGCAGATCGCCCGCAAGTACAAGATCCGTTTCCATACCGACGCGGTGCAGGCGGTGGGCAAGGTTCCGGTCGATGTGAAGAAGGCCGGCGTCGACATGCTGGTGCTTTCGGGGCACAAGATCGGTGCGCCCAAAGGGGTCGGCGCCATCTACATCAAGCGGGGCACCCGCATGACGCCGCTGCTGCACGGTGGGCACCAGGAGCGGAACCGGCGCGCCGGCACTCACAACGTCGCCGGCATTGTCGCCCTCGGCAAGGCCTGTGAGATAGCCGGCCGCGACCTGGAGAAGAACGCCGCCCACATGCGTCGGCTGCGCGACAAGCTCGAGGCGGGAATCAAGGCTGCCATTCCGCAGATCAAGCTGAACGGTCATCCCGATCCCGACAAGCGGCTGCCCAACACCCTCAATGTCAGCTTCGCCTACATTGAGGGTGAATCGCTGCTGCTCAATCTCGACATGTACGGCATCGCCGCTTCCAGCGGTTCGGCCTGCACCTCCGGCTCGCTGGAGCCGTCGCACGTGCTGGGCGCCATGTGCGTCGAGGTGACCCTGGCGCATTCGAGCACCCGCTTCTCCCTGGGGCCGCAGAATACCGAAGAGGAGATCGATTTCGTCCTCGACGTACTGCCCAAGACCGTCCAGCGGCTGCGCGAAATGAGCCCCCTGTACAACTGCCGCAACGAAGAACAGTGCGAAACCTGCGAAACCATCCGGCGACTCTGA
- the nifU gene encoding Fe-S cluster assembly scaffold protein NifU — translation MYTEKVMDHFQNPRNVGEIPDADGVGEVGNASCGDIMKIYLKVENDVIKDIKFKTFGCGAAIATSSMVTEMALGKTIDEALELTNQAVAEALDGLPAQKMHCSNLAADALHEAIKNYRENRKKN, via the coding sequence ATGTACACCGAAAAAGTCATGGACCATTTCCAGAACCCGCGCAATGTCGGCGAGATTCCCGATGCCGACGGAGTCGGTGAGGTGGGCAACGCCTCCTGTGGCGATATCATGAAGATCTACCTCAAGGTCGAGAACGACGTCATCAAGGACATCAAGTTCAAGACCTTCGGCTGCGGCGCCGCCATCGCCACGTCGTCGATGGTGACCGAAATGGCCCTGGGCAAGACCATCGACGAGGCGCTGGAGCTGACCAATCAGGCTGTCGCCGAGGCCCTCGACGGGCTGCCGGCGCAGAAGATGCACTGTTCCAACCTGGCGGCCGACGCGCTGCACGAGGCGATCAAGAACTACCGGGAAAACCGGAAGAAGAACTGA